A DNA window from Halichondria panicea chromosome 16, odHalPani1.1, whole genome shotgun sequence contains the following coding sequences:
- the LOC135350338 gene encoding uncharacterized protein LOC135350338 yields MKIFIFFVALFCCALSQCPTSSHIPSGCNYNCSDSRLTCSGTFPATSSQLTITQCSDPLSLSLVVSTESPLTQEYLVGGADVISTCNNVGGLQITATYSRNTTHLTFMATGVYQVDIAVIIIPSVTLPLTPHLCMCQSMETVANNFQFQLPIQTLSYNCTRDEACSSVRCTFQDNSDQPIIFTFDPCAETILMSGANPTTGGSENALFNQTEDRNFVEGQYPFTVHMDLNNSNYSLYFSASVTSLTFGIQVTLFQPTQVLLDRSNCGNDLVYYPGSSTLVSICTTEGGTGGPGVTTLPDTHPTTPGGGTTLPGTHPTTPRVTTPPDLSSCPHIALPSVCQPLSNCSELKCSNHFANAVMVIDKCSDPLRVDLSISTSDSSNFLLRATYFVGGPEPTYHSEGDFSIYTNRNTTHLNISVTGIFEGDIAVVIIPNIEFPLDPHSCMCQSMDKVASNFKFSPALQQQLSVTCTTDQNCSSINCIFAQAADSPITFLFLPCQEAVAFTGSDNNVAEKDFFDRNETRSFSEGSINYTVDVVFVNHNYSMDFQMTFTVQKLYSFTPIPMTRISLDRSSCNPDNLTYYYEYRTAVTDQPSLPVTAIAVSVSLLLLGSVVVMVIAILCVGIYFKKRKQRAEVYSFSQLTDDDDDDEPLA; encoded by the exons ATGAAAATCTTTATCTTTTTTG TTGCTCTGTTTTGCTGTGCACTCAGTCAGTGCCCCACCTCTTCTCATATCCCATCCGGGTGCAATTACAACTGCTCTGATTCTCGTCTCACCTGCAGTGGTACCTTCCCTGCTACCTCAAGTCAACTCACCATCACGCAATGTTCTGACCCTCTGTCCCTCTCTCTGGTAGTGAGTACAGAGAGTCCATTGACTCAGGAGTATCTTGTCGGAGGTGCTGATGTTATATCAACATGTAACAATGTTGGGGGTCTGCAGATAACAGCAACGTACAGCAGAAACACCACTCACCTTACATTTATG GCGACGGGTGTCTATCAAGTAGACATTGCTGTTATAATAATTCCATCCGTTACCCTGCCTCTCACACCAcatttgtgcatgtgtcaGTCGATGGAAACTGTTGCCAACAATTTTCAGTTCCAGCTGCCAATTCAAACTTTGAGCTACAACTGCACTCGAGACGAGGCATGCTCTTCTGTACGATGCACATTCCAAGACAATTCTGATCAGCCAATTATTTTCACTTTTGATCCCTGTGCAGAGACAATATTAATGTCTGGTGCTAACCCGACAACAGGGGGTAGTGAGAATGCTTTATTCAATCAGACTGAGGATAGGAATTTTGTGGAGGGACAGTACCCGTTTACTGTGCATATGGACCTTAACAACAGCAACTACTCACTGTATTTCAGC GCTTCAGTGACCTCGTTAACGTTTGGCATCCAAGTTACTCTGTTTCAGCCAACTCAAGTGTTACTTGATCGTAGCAACTGTGGTAATGACTTGGTCTACTACCCTGGCTCCAGCACACTAGTCAGCATTTGTACCACAGAGGGAGGAACAGGAGGGCCTGGAGTGACAACACTACCTGACACACACCCAACCACCCCTGGAGGGGGGACAACACTACCTGGTACACACCCAACCACCCCTAGAGTGACAACACCACCTGATCTCTCGTCCTGCCCCCACATTGCTCTTCCATCCGTCTGTCAGCCATTGAGCAACTGTTCTGAACTTAAGTGCTCCAACCACTTCGCTAATGCTGTCATGGTGATTGACAAGTGTTCGGACCCACTAAGAGTGGATCTATCGATCAGTACAAGTGATTCGTCGAATTTTCTGCTCAGAGCTACTTACTTTGTCGGTGGACCCGAGCCAACGTACCATAGCGAAGGAGATTTTAGTATTTATACTAATAGGAATACTACACATCTCAACATAAGT GTAACAGGCATTTTCGAGGGTGATATAGCTGTTGTGATTATTCCTAACATTGAATTCCCCCTCGACCcccactcgtgcatgtgtcagtCTATGGACAAAGTGGCTTccaactttaagttttcaccaGCATTGCAACAACAGTTGTCAGTAACATGCACCACTGACCAGAACTGCTCGTCAATTAACTGTATATTTGCTCAAGCTGCTGATTCACCTATCACCTTTTTGTTTCTTCCGTGCCAAGAAGCCGTAGCTTTCACAGGGTCAGACAATAACGTTGCAGAGAAAGATTTCTTTGATCGAAACGAGACCAGAAGTTTCTCAGAGGGCAGTATTAACTATACTGTTGACGTTGTATTCGTTAATCACAATTACTCTATGGATTTTCAG ATGACTTTCACTGTTCAAAAATTATATTCTTTCACGCCAATTCCCATGACTCGGATCAGTCTTGATAGGAGCAGCTGCAACCCTGACAACCTTACATATTATTATGAATATC GCACTGCAGTGACTGATCAGCCCTCTCTACCAGTGACTGCCATTGCTGTGTCTGTGTCCCTACTTTTGCTTGGCAGTGTGGTTGTCATGGTGATAGCCATCCTCTGTGTGGGTATATACTTTAAGAAACGCAAGCAGAGAGCTGAGGTGTATTCTTTCAGTCAGCTCACTGATGATGACGATGACGACGAACCTTTAGCCTGA
- the LOC135350340 gene encoding kelch domain-containing protein 1-like has translation MNMQESQDFKPVGRRGVCSFVHNSSFYLYGGALSIPGLSAFRQTPHVDIEMLDMHSGLWSSVETEVLHSLPQFTSGACCAVLNDNLYIFGGWLAGLRNAHIHELDLETFCWKKLPINNPENGPICKDKAAMFGYGDDMMGVFGGYGYPENDAHARLEGRAAQYHRDTTNPFFSIYWTNELHLFHVGKSEWIVPVVTGIPPPPCAAFSITRVDPHRLVIFGGKQVNSRVNEIHILNLDTWHWSGVNLPSRPEEPWPVGRSFHTACSLFDPSAITPPYPPCGTVFEWLPCPTPDLAPCEPAVTVDPKVIVLWGMSNDADPIDDAWELNVNTLTWKQVHLPEGAGPKRAWHTASAYHPSPCETLVVVFGGTSENMYVVPDQQLTSISKPSLLHFGVHRLFELCLQYIIEDKILMSHHDHLPIPAHLQQQIREQVTSNQQLSITRL, from the exons ATGAACATGCAGGAATCACAAGACTTTAAGCCAGTAGGCAGAAGAGGAGTATGTTCTTTTGTTCATAATAGCTCATTTTACTTGTACGGTGGTGCCTTATCAATACCTGGTCTTTCAGCATTCAGGCAAACACCTCATGTGGACATAGAGATGTTGGACATGCACAGTGGACTGTGGTCTTCAGTAGAAACAGAAGTGCTTCATTCTCTACCCCAATTTACATCTGGGGCATGCTGTGCTGTGCTCAATGACAACCTCTACATATTTGGTGGTTGGTTGGCTGGATTACGTAATGCTCATATTCACGAGCTGGATTTAGAAACGTTCTGTTGGAAAAAGCTCCCGATCAATAACCCTGAGAATGGTCCTATCTGTAAGGACAAGGCAGCGATGTTCGGCTATGGAGACGACATGATGGGGGTGTTTGGCGGTTATGGTTACCCCGAGAATGATGCGCATGCCCGATTAGAAGGAAGGGCAGCACAGTACCACCGGGACACTACTAATCCCTTTTTCTCTATCTATTGGACGAATGAGCTTCACCTGTTTCATGTTGGGAAAT CAGAATGGATTGTTCCTGTTGTCACGGGGATCCCACCACCTCCCTGTGCAGCCTTCTCTATCACTAGAGTTGACCCCCACAGATTGGTTATCTTTGGGGGAAAACAAGTGAATAGTAGAGTCAATGAAATCCATATACTGAATTTGGACACCTGG CATTGGAGTGGTGTTAACCTTCCCTCGAGGCCCGAGGAACCATGGCCTGTTGGGAGGTCCTTCCATACAGCCTGTAGTCTGTTTGACCCGTCTGCAATCACACCACCTTACCCACCATGTGGTACAGTATTTGAGTGGCTCCCTTGTCCCACTCCTGACCTTGCACCATGTGAGCCTGCTGTCACCGTTGACCCGAAGGTAATTGTCTTGTGGGGTATGAGCAATGATGCTGACCCTATCGATGATGCATGGGAGCTCAATGTCAACACCCTGACTTGGAAGCAGGTCCACTTGCCAGAGGGTGCTGGACCAAAACGAGCCTGGCACACTGCGTCCGCCTACCATCCATCACCTTGTGAAACCCTGGTAGTGGTATTTGGTGGAACATCTGAGAACATGTATGTAGTTCCAGACCAACAACTGACGAGCATTTCTAAGCCATCACTGCTTCACTTTG GTGTTCATCGCCTCTTTGAGCTCTGCCTTCAGTACATTATCGAAGACAAAATCCTCATGTCCCATCATGACCATCTCCCCATACCTGCACACCTGCAGCAGCAGATACGAGAGCAAGTGACCAGCAACCAACAGTTGTCCATTACCAGACTGTAA
- the LOC135350334 gene encoding mucin-2-like, producing MNRRKQGVLVVLTVFMSCLLVAYLAVITTHHNGLTLFARDHESWHSGDNDSWSGSGTQSELYPTPVFNPTCQALEQLAATSGTCTTSDQCTGLNCVVIGIGSVDFRIEPCHNPPAVHVVGKDASGIVIVNETLTKSRQESFGLGTLNINIMQSPNEDSISISVTASVVAGIAPVTIIPETTIPLNRAQCPHAVTPTQPTTTHTFTPLRMPSPTPRVSETCDSLQQLASSSQLCITNVQCSGLHCELPGGVTGSFDVTVEPCHNPPAVNVVQRNALGEVIYNETLTKSRKENFGLGTLNINLMQSPNEDSISINVTVSVVAGTAPVTIIPETTIPLNRAQCPHAVTPTTTRTFTPLRMPSPTPRVSETCDSLQQLASSSQLCVTNVQCSGLHCELPGGVTGSFDVTVEPCHNPPAVNVVQRNALGEVIYNETLTKSRKENFGLGTLNINLMQSPNEDSISINVTVSVVAGTAPVTIIPETTIPLNRAQCPHAVTPTTTRTFTPLRMPSPTPRVSETCDSLQQLASSSQLCVTNVQCSGLHCELPGGVTGSFDVTVEPCHNPPAVNVVQRNALGEVIYNETLTKSRKENFGLGTLNINLMQSPNEDSISINVTVSVVAGTAPVTIIPETTIPLNRAQCPRAVTPTQPTTTRTFTPLRMPSPTPRASETCESLQQLASSSQSSSRPPMGTFYTAVIVTTTRNTSTMVSPSKLPSGSSQSITIAVAVPVTILLVSIGGIVMLVAIVMAIRRHKRVRREYHFQRMTFNTDNDDDDDDNDL from the exons AACTGTACCCCACACCTGTGTTCAACCCCACTTGTCAAGCGCTGGAGCAGTTGGCTGCAACTTCTGGAACCTGTACCACTAGTGACCAGTGTACTGGGTTAAACTGTGTGGTGATTGGAATTGGCTCAGTTGATTTTCGTATTGAACCATGTCATAACCCACCAGCTGTACATGTTGTTGGCAAGGATGCATCTGGGATAGTTATAGTGAATGAAACACTTACTAAGTCTCGTCAAGAAAGCTTTGGACTTGGCACTTTAAACATCAACATTATGCAATCCCCAAATGAAGACTCGATTTCTATAAGT GTTACTGCTTCTGTAGTTGCAGGAATTGCCCCCGTTACAATCATTCCTGAAACAACAATTCCTCTTAACAGAGCACAGTGCCCTCACGCtgtcacacccacacaacccACTACTACCCATACGTTTACTCCGCTACGTATGCCATCGCCCACACCAAGAGTGAGCGAAACATGTGATTCACTGCAACAGCTGGCTAGCTCATCTCAATTGTGTATCACCAATGTCCAATGCTCTGGACTTCACTGTGAACTTCCTGGTGGTGTTACTGGCTCGTTTGACGTTACTGTGGAGCCTTGTCATAACCCACCAGCTGTGAATGTGGTTCAAAGGAATGCACTTGGGGAAGTCATTTACAATGAAACACTTACTAAGTCTCGTAAAGAAAACTTTGGACTTGGCACTTTAAACATCAACCTTATGCAATCCCCAAATGAAGATTCGATTTCTATAAAC GTTACTGTTTCTGTAGTTGCAGGAACTGCCCCCGTTACAATCATTCCTGAAACAACAATTCCTCTTAACAGAGCGCAATGCCCTCACGCTGTCACACCCACTACTACCCGTACGTTTACTCCGCTACGTATGCCATCGCCCACACCAAGAGTGAGCGAAACATGTGATTCACTGCAACAGCTGGCTAGCTCATCTCAATTGTGTGTCACCAATGTCCAATGCTCTGGACTTCACTGTGAACTTCCTGGTGGTGTTACTGGCTCGTTTGATGTTACTGTGGAGCCTTGTCATAACCCACCAGCTGTGAATGTGGTTCAAAGGAATGCACTTGGGGAAGTCATTTACAATGAAACACTTACTAAGTCTCGTAAAGAAAACTTTGGACTTGGCACTTTAAACATCAACCTTATGCAATCCCCAAATGAAGATTCGATTTCTATAAAT GTTACTGTTTCTGTAGTTGCAGGAACTGCCCCCGTTACAATCATTCCTGAAACAACAATTCCTCTTAACAGAGCGCAATGCCCTCACGCTGTCACACCCACTACTACCCGTACGTTTACTCCGCTACGTATGCCATCGCCCACACCAAGAGTGAGCGAAACATGTGATTCACTGCAACAGCTGGCTAGCTCATCTCAATTGTGTGTCACCAATGTCCAATGCTCTGGACTTCACTGTGAACTTCCTGGTGGTGTTACTGGCTCGTTTGATGTTACTGTGGAGCCTTGTCATAACCCACCAGCTGTGAATGTGGTTCAAAGGAATGCACTTGGGGAAGTTATTTACAATGAAACACTTACTAAGTCTCGTAAAGAAAACTTTGGACTTGGCACTTTAAACATCAACCTTATGCAATCCCCAAATGAAGATTCGATTTCTATAAAT GTTACTGTTTCTGTAGTTGCAGGAACTGCCCCCGTTACAATCATTCCTGAAACAACAATTCCTCTTAACAGAGCGCAATGCCCTCGCGCtgtcacacccacacaacccACTACTACCCGTACGTTTACTCCGCTACGTATGCCATCGCCCACACCAAGAGCGAGCGAAACATGTGAATCACTGCAACAGCTGGCTAGCTCATCTCAATCTTCTTCCCGTCCACCTATGGGAACGTTTTACACGGCTGTTATCGTCACAACCACTAGGAACACATCCACTATGGTCTCACCATCCAAGCTTCCCTCAG GATCCAGTCAGTCAATAACGATAGCTGTGGCCGTGCCTGTGACAATTCTCCTGGTGTCTATTGGAGGTATCGTGATGTTGGTAGCCATAGTGATGGCAATCCGGCGTCACAAACGTGTTCGTAGAGAGTACCATTTTCAGCGGATGACATTCAACACAgacaatgatgatgatgatgatgataatgaTTTATAA